A genomic window from Candidatus Nitrosoglobus terrae includes:
- a CDS encoding pyridine nucleotide-disulfide oxidoreductase, whose translation MASGSGLVLKDISFSELFQIEGLKTLDKRFLTQVKDKNPTLYHRIISYRQGDNSLPPVEESELLLTVAPYFEEFLAQLFGIEAELATSCESTLSHEEVLAFKKEWVLGRARRYRQPIHESFSALDSWLSRQLTGTQWVTVDRELATAQWAQYLQQDELINIDLITALTQWCVLALIDPEGQRAVSGWASFHLPQKIDHAQLVPLKYEKSESSHRLQADPTTFRQRDGFKLTDPRMSARAVQGEVHYCIYCHEHNGDFCSKGFPEKKKQPELGFKTDPLGVILTGCPVEEKISEMHALKRAGRTIAALAVAMVDNPMVPATGHRICNDCMKSCIYQKQEPVNIPQIETRVLTDVLDLPWGVEIYDLLTRWNPLRQRQFLPQPYNGYKVLVAGMGPAGFTMAHHLTMEGCIVVGIDGLKMEPLPEDLLRQPIQGWSDLQESLDERILLGFGGVAEYGITVRWDKNFLKLIYLSLLRRPLFQAFGGVRLGGTITIEGAWELGFDHLCMATGAGLPRVIPMGNSLARGMRQASDFLMALQLTGAGKESSLASLQVRLPAVVIGGGLTAIDTATEIQAYYIKQVEKTLDRYEKIVKVQGKEAVWADFNEEDQGILEEFLTHGRLVRDERQRAAQKGEAPNFIALLQAWGGVTIAYRKGLNASPAYQRNHEEIIKAMEEGLYYADGLEPLRVELDNYDHVKSLVCRRMRLEGGRWLGIHGEVTLPARAVFIAAGTQPNTIYAHEHGNSFELESNHFLPHVEHPDGLQPVQAAEHCKSPEFGPFTSYQREGRMVTFVGDTHPAFHGSVVKAIASSKRSYPQVMAALTLRSSVSDNYKAFQKRMRDLLIAQVSRINRNNPSIVEIWVRSPLAARNFRPGQFFRLQSFESNSRQIEGTRLQIPLLTISGTGVRDDQIRLMVLQWGAGPRLVEQLKLGDPLVLMGPTGVPTEIPSEETVLVVAGRWGAAVMLDIGPALKAAGNRVLYVAAFNSASELDHREELEAATDQIIWCTSQEPKITPQRLQDLSVVETDMITLLQGYSANHIRISLAAVDRLLVMGSTGLLRGFQSALKDRLRGVFNSNLKAIGMVGSPMQCMLKGVCGQCLQWQIDPETGKRTRAVFSCAEQEQPLAWIDLDNLAARQVQNRLPDRLAAQWLDYILSCKENKG comes from the coding sequence ATGGCATCAGGTAGTGGACTGGTACTGAAAGATATCAGTTTTTCTGAGCTGTTTCAGATTGAGGGTTTAAAAACGCTGGATAAGCGATTTTTAACTCAGGTAAAAGATAAGAATCCTACGCTTTATCATCGGATAATAAGTTATCGCCAGGGGGATAACTCTCTACCCCCCGTAGAAGAGAGCGAACTGCTATTAACTGTAGCGCCTTATTTTGAGGAGTTTTTAGCCCAATTATTTGGAATTGAAGCGGAGCTGGCTACCAGCTGTGAATCCACCTTAAGCCATGAGGAGGTACTGGCTTTTAAAAAGGAGTGGGTATTAGGTCGAGCTCGACGTTATCGACAACCTATTCATGAGTCTTTTTCGGCACTGGACTCTTGGTTGAGTAGACAGTTAACAGGGACTCAATGGGTAACAGTTGATCGAGAGTTGGCTACTGCTCAATGGGCGCAGTATTTGCAGCAAGATGAATTGATTAATATAGATCTTATTACAGCGCTCACCCAATGGTGTGTTTTAGCGTTGATTGACCCAGAGGGACAACGGGCAGTATCTGGCTGGGCTAGTTTTCATCTACCGCAAAAGATTGATCATGCTCAGTTAGTTCCTCTAAAGTATGAAAAAAGCGAATCATCTCATCGTCTTCAGGCCGATCCTACAACGTTTCGTCAGCGTGATGGATTTAAGTTGACGGATCCTAGAATGTCGGCACGGGCGGTTCAAGGAGAAGTCCATTATTGTATTTACTGCCATGAGCATAATGGGGATTTTTGTTCCAAAGGTTTCCCAGAGAAGAAAAAACAACCCGAGCTAGGTTTTAAAACCGATCCTTTGGGCGTTATTCTGACCGGATGTCCCGTAGAGGAAAAAATCTCTGAGATGCACGCCCTAAAGCGAGCGGGGCGTACTATCGCCGCCTTAGCGGTTGCTATGGTGGATAACCCTATGGTACCAGCTACCGGGCATCGTATCTGTAATGACTGTATGAAATCCTGTATTTATCAAAAGCAGGAGCCTGTTAATATTCCTCAAATTGAAACCCGGGTACTGACCGATGTCCTTGATTTACCATGGGGAGTAGAGATTTATGATTTACTCACCCGATGGAACCCCTTGCGGCAGCGACAATTTTTACCTCAACCTTATAATGGTTATAAGGTATTAGTTGCAGGAATGGGGCCGGCTGGTTTTACCATGGCTCACCACTTAACTATGGAAGGGTGCATAGTCGTCGGTATTGATGGCCTGAAGATGGAGCCTCTACCAGAGGATCTTCTACGGCAGCCTATTCAAGGTTGGTCAGATCTTCAGGAGTCTCTAGATGAACGTATTTTGCTGGGATTTGGAGGGGTCGCTGAGTACGGTATTACTGTCCGTTGGGATAAGAATTTTTTAAAGCTTATCTACCTAAGCCTGCTTCGCCGTCCTTTGTTCCAAGCCTTCGGTGGGGTTCGTCTAGGAGGGACAATCACTATAGAAGGAGCTTGGGAGCTAGGATTTGATCATCTCTGTATGGCTACTGGAGCTGGGTTACCTCGGGTTATTCCTATGGGTAATAGTTTAGCTCGAGGAATGCGCCAAGCCAGTGATTTTCTGATGGCGCTACAGCTTACCGGAGCGGGCAAAGAAAGCAGTTTAGCTAGTTTGCAAGTACGGTTACCTGCTGTAGTAATTGGTGGGGGCTTAACGGCTATTGATACAGCGACTGAAATTCAAGCTTATTATATTAAGCAAGTAGAAAAAACCCTTGATCGTTATGAAAAGATAGTGAAGGTTCAAGGCAAGGAAGCCGTGTGGGCTGATTTTAATGAAGAAGATCAAGGGATTTTAGAAGAATTTTTGACCCATGGACGGTTGGTTAGGGATGAGCGTCAGCGAGCTGCTCAAAAAGGAGAAGCCCCAAATTTTATTGCGCTACTTCAAGCTTGGGGGGGGGTAACCATTGCTTATCGTAAGGGGTTGAATGCTTCGCCAGCTTATCAGCGTAACCATGAGGAAATTATTAAAGCCATGGAAGAGGGGCTTTATTATGCAGATGGTCTAGAGCCGTTGCGAGTAGAGTTGGATAACTATGATCACGTCAAATCTTTGGTATGTCGGCGCATGCGACTAGAAGGCGGGCGTTGGTTAGGGATTCATGGAGAGGTAACCCTACCCGCCCGTGCCGTATTTATTGCTGCAGGTACTCAACCTAATACCATTTATGCTCATGAGCATGGGAACAGCTTTGAGTTAGAATCAAATCATTTTCTGCCCCATGTAGAGCATCCTGATGGGCTTCAGCCTGTCCAAGCAGCTGAGCATTGTAAATCACCGGAATTTGGCCCCTTTACTTCTTATCAGCGTGAGGGGCGTATGGTCACTTTTGTCGGGGATACTCATCCTGCGTTTCATGGCAGTGTGGTTAAAGCGATTGCTTCAAGTAAGCGTAGCTATCCTCAGGTGATGGCAGCTTTAACGCTGCGTTCATCTGTTAGTGATAATTATAAAGCTTTCCAAAAGCGGATGAGAGATTTATTAATTGCACAAGTTAGTCGTATTAATCGAAATAATCCCTCTATAGTGGAGATTTGGGTGCGCTCTCCGCTTGCAGCGCGTAATTTTCGCCCAGGGCAATTTTTTCGCCTGCAAAGCTTTGAGTCTAATAGTCGTCAGATAGAAGGTACACGCTTACAGATACCTCTGTTAACTATAAGCGGCACGGGGGTGCGAGATGATCAAATTCGACTAATGGTATTACAGTGGGGGGCAGGACCGCGTTTAGTAGAGCAGCTAAAACTGGGAGATCCTTTGGTATTAATGGGCCCGACCGGGGTACCGACTGAAATCCCTAGCGAGGAGACTGTATTAGTAGTCGCAGGTCGCTGGGGAGCCGCTGTAATGCTGGATATTGGTCCAGCCTTAAAAGCAGCGGGTAATCGGGTTTTATATGTGGCTGCCTTTAATTCAGCCTCTGAGCTGGATCATCGAGAGGAGCTTGAAGCGGCGACTGATCAGATTATCTGGTGTACGTCTCAGGAGCCTAAAATTACCCCGCAGCGACTGCAGGATTTAAGCGTGGTTGAAACAGATATGATTACACTATTACAGGGCTATAGTGCTAATCATATACGTATTTCTTTAGCCGCGGTAGATAGGCTTCTTGTCATGGGGTCTACCGGATTATTGCGCGGGTTTCAATCAGCTCTGAAGGATAGGCTAAGAGGGGTTTTTAACTCCAATCTTAAAGCAATTGGTATGGTCGGAAGTCCTATGCAATGTATGTTAAAGGGAGTCTGTGGCCAATGTTTGCAGTGGCAGATTGATCCAGAAACAGGGAAACGCACGCGAGCAGTTTTCTCTTGCGCTGAACAGGAACAGCCTTTAGCTTGGATTGATTTAGATAATTTAGCTGCTCGTCAAGTTCAAAACCGCCTTCCAGATAGATTAGCCGCTCAGTGGCTAGATTATATTTTGTCTTGCAAAGAGAACAAAGGTTAG
- a CDS encoding FAD-binding oxidoreductase, with the protein MTYTVTLLMAEFVTHDVKRFIIEKPSLLNYQPGQGVELIINQPQWKDKGRAFTPTSLKEDKVLEFIIKKYPDHHGVTEKLHSLQPGAELLISDPFGTITYQGPGVFIAGGAGITPFMAIIRELARNHQLAKHSLIFSNKTPADIICEQEFRFYFGERCLLTCTETSGSSYDNRLITKEFLQAEINDFNQRFYTCGPPQFVRDINQALIALGAKPNTLVFEQ; encoded by the coding sequence ATGACCTATACTGTAACATTATTAATGGCTGAGTTTGTCACCCACGATGTCAAGCGTTTTATCATTGAAAAGCCATCGCTCCTTAATTACCAGCCGGGACAGGGGGTCGAGCTGATTATCAATCAGCCTCAATGGAAAGATAAAGGACGGGCTTTTACACCCACTTCCTTAAAAGAAGATAAGGTTTTAGAATTTATTATTAAAAAATACCCAGACCATCATGGTGTAACAGAAAAACTACACTCTTTACAACCCGGAGCAGAGTTACTTATCTCCGATCCCTTTGGTACTATTACCTATCAGGGGCCAGGGGTTTTCATTGCAGGTGGAGCCGGAATAACACCTTTTATGGCCATTATCCGTGAACTGGCTCGTAATCATCAGCTTGCCAAACACAGCCTAATTTTCTCCAACAAAACGCCTGCAGATATTATTTGCGAGCAAGAGTTTCGTTTTTATTTTGGTGAACGCTGCCTCCTCACTTGTACTGAAACCAGTGGGTCAAGCTATGATAACCGCCTTATCACTAAGGAATTTTTACAAGCAGAAATTAATGATTTTAATCAGCGCTTTTATACTTGTGGTCCACCCCAATTTGTAAGAGATATTAACCAAGCTTTAATAGCCCTTGGCGCTAAACCTAACACTTTAGTATTTGAGCAATAG
- a CDS encoding TonB-dependent receptor produces the protein MEKYRRLAPLAIGLCCAWASCGVLADSDQEPVKSTYKDKKDKYEDRQEEESQPARPSVFSGSYGPNATELGTVTVTGNQLSTYHVDSNTALGTETRLLDTPFSITPIPRKVLTDQASQSLEQAVRNSPGVTVNLGEGNQDQLVIRGVSTAFDFFMNGMRDDAPYFRPLYNVDHIDVLKGPAALQFGRGGAGGLVNFVTKKAERREIRHIMVEGGGGADGSPWGHFRGQMDFGTSISDFGAFRFMGMGQDSGTFRDFGFIRRYAANPVFHFDINDRTQMDLTLSYLNDTRLADRGIPSQNGLPVDVGRSQFFGSPQQNRFDAQVTTAQLMITHEVNDDLKLMANFRAFQNNHHYDNLYPGSSVNKDDMFAFKGYDHSSERINYQQRLQAIFDFDTGKVHHKLLGGGDYTWQRDFDIQFIPGKSKDLPGLFALDNSVVGPVAMTSLDRHNNVHADEIGVYLQDQITFDEHWMALAGVRFDRFATDARYLKINARTQRIDDTWSPRAALMYKPVENDTLYFSFSRNFIPSGANVAASLKDPNGANLAPERSDQYEFGNKFELFDGNMVFNIAFFQIDLTNMPAADPNGDSQLLTIGRQRNRGIELSANGSITEKWNIFANYTYMMEAKNMVAVQGTAAGARAGLVPRNQFSVWSTYDINEHWGFGGGVHGQSMRYASFTDKVQLPAYAIGDLMAYYQLKGYRFQVNLNNVSDETYYATASGDNQIMPGIPRSVFASVNMDF, from the coding sequence ATGGAAAAATACCGACGGCTTGCGCCGCTGGCGATAGGGCTTTGTTGTGCATGGGCATCGTGTGGCGTACTGGCCGATTCAGATCAGGAGCCTGTTAAAAGCACCTATAAAGATAAAAAAGATAAATATGAAGATAGACAGGAAGAAGAATCTCAACCGGCTAGACCAAGTGTTTTCTCTGGCTCTTACGGCCCCAATGCTACGGAATTAGGAACGGTCACGGTGACAGGGAATCAGCTATCCACCTATCATGTGGATAGTAACACAGCACTAGGAACTGAAACCCGGCTTCTCGATACCCCCTTCTCAATCACTCCTATTCCTAGAAAAGTTTTAACCGATCAAGCCTCCCAATCCCTAGAACAAGCCGTACGTAACTCTCCTGGCGTTACAGTGAATCTAGGTGAAGGTAACCAAGATCAGCTCGTCATTCGTGGGGTCAGTACAGCTTTTGATTTTTTCATGAATGGGATGCGGGATGATGCGCCATACTTTCGCCCTCTCTATAACGTGGATCATATTGACGTCCTAAAAGGCCCAGCCGCACTTCAGTTTGGTCGAGGGGGCGCGGGAGGTCTTGTCAATTTTGTTACTAAAAAAGCCGAACGTCGAGAAATCCGTCATATTATGGTAGAAGGCGGAGGGGGCGCAGATGGATCTCCTTGGGGTCATTTTCGGGGGCAAATGGATTTCGGTACCTCCATAAGTGATTTTGGTGCCTTCCGTTTTATGGGCATGGGTCAAGATTCAGGGACTTTCCGTGATTTTGGTTTTATTAGGCGCTATGCAGCTAATCCAGTATTTCACTTTGATATCAATGATCGCACCCAAATGGATCTGACCCTATCCTATCTAAATGATACCCGGCTTGCCGATCGGGGTATCCCTTCACAGAACGGTTTACCGGTGGATGTCGGTCGCAGTCAGTTCTTTGGCTCTCCGCAGCAAAACCGGTTTGATGCCCAAGTCACCACTGCCCAGCTGATGATCACCCATGAGGTTAACGATGACTTGAAGCTGATGGCTAACTTCCGCGCTTTCCAGAATAATCATCACTATGACAACCTCTATCCAGGGAGTTCCGTAAATAAGGATGATATGTTTGCATTTAAGGGCTACGATCATTCAAGCGAGCGGATAAATTATCAACAACGCCTTCAAGCTATTTTTGATTTCGATACCGGAAAAGTACATCATAAACTGCTAGGGGGCGGTGATTACACTTGGCAGCGGGACTTTGATATCCAATTTATTCCTGGAAAATCCAAGGATCTTCCTGGGTTGTTCGCCCTAGACAATTCAGTAGTTGGTCCAGTTGCAATGACCTCTTTAGATCGACATAACAATGTCCACGCCGATGAAATTGGGGTTTATCTTCAAGATCAAATTACCTTTGATGAACACTGGATGGCGCTAGCCGGTGTTCGCTTTGATCGGTTTGCTACCGATGCGCGCTATCTCAAAATAAATGCTAGAACCCAACGGATTGACGACACCTGGTCACCCCGAGCAGCGCTGATGTACAAACCGGTTGAAAATGATACCTTGTACTTTAGCTTTAGTCGAAACTTTATCCCATCAGGGGCCAATGTTGCCGCTTCCCTCAAAGACCCAAACGGCGCTAATCTTGCTCCAGAAAGATCTGATCAATATGAATTTGGTAATAAATTTGAGTTATTTGATGGCAATATGGTGTTTAATATTGCTTTCTTTCAAATTGATTTAACCAATATGCCGGCTGCTGATCCTAATGGGGATAGTCAGCTACTCACTATCGGTAGGCAACGAAATCGGGGAATCGAACTTTCTGCTAATGGCAGTATTACCGAAAAATGGAATATTTTTGCCAATTACACCTATATGATGGAAGCCAAAAATATGGTGGCGGTTCAAGGCACTGCAGCAGGGGCTCGAGCTGGGTTAGTCCCTCGCAACCAGTTCTCTGTTTGGTCTACTTATGACATTAACGAGCATTGGGGGTTTGGCGGCGGCGTTCACGGCCAATCCATGAGATACGCATCATTTACTGATAAAGTCCAGTTACCGGCCTACGCCATAGGCGATCTCATGGCCTATTACCAGCTGAAAGGATATCGCTTCCAAGTCAATCTTAATAACGTCTCAGATGAAACCTATTACGCGACTGCTTCAGGGGATAACCAGATCATGCCCGGAATTCCACGCAGTGTGTTTGCCAGCGTGAACATGGACTTTTAA
- a CDS encoding tellurite resistance/C4-dicarboxylate transporter family protein — protein MDRRSKLFVRLMQDIHHLNPGYFSLVMATGIVSIAAYYLDFNKIAYGLFKINIVAYGALWVLTLGRIVFFPSALLKDFCSYELGPTFFTIPAGSCVLGSQVILLSKFIQGGVILWGISTISWMIIMYGFFYAMTIAASKPSLGEGLTGTWSIPVVATFGIAILSALLAVHLPAVRKILLFIALTAFLMGSMLYIFIITLMFYRFFFFPFSPIVLSPPYWINMGVEAIATLAGATLIINTVGWSFLEEIKPFLKGMTLTFWAISNWWFPLLLLLGVWRHIVHQVPILRYNIQYWSIVFPLGMYTACTFQLAQVIDIKLFVWISSSTIVIAFIAWMLVFIGLCYQLGWDYVYAPYFGIKNKEY, from the coding sequence ATGGATAGGAGAAGTAAGCTTTTCGTTAGACTGATGCAGGATATCCATCATCTTAACCCTGGCTATTTTTCTTTAGTCATGGCTACGGGCATTGTTTCTATTGCTGCTTACTATTTAGACTTTAATAAGATCGCCTACGGGCTATTTAAAATCAATATTGTGGCCTACGGAGCGTTGTGGGTTTTAACTTTAGGGCGGATCGTATTTTTTCCAAGCGCATTATTAAAAGACTTTTGCTCTTATGAGTTAGGTCCAACTTTTTTTACTATCCCAGCTGGGAGTTGCGTCCTTGGCAGCCAAGTAATTTTGCTTTCAAAGTTTATTCAAGGCGGGGTCATACTATGGGGGATAAGTACTATTAGTTGGATGATAATTATGTACGGTTTCTTTTATGCTATGACCATAGCCGCTTCTAAACCCTCTCTTGGTGAAGGATTGACGGGTACTTGGTCAATCCCAGTAGTGGCTACCTTTGGTATTGCTATACTGAGCGCGTTACTGGCTGTGCATCTACCCGCAGTGAGAAAAATATTGTTATTTATTGCTCTAACCGCCTTTTTAATGGGATCAATGCTTTATATTTTTATTATCACACTCATGTTTTATCGGTTCTTTTTTTTTCCTTTTAGTCCAATTGTGTTATCTCCACCCTATTGGATTAACATGGGAGTGGAAGCTATCGCTACCTTAGCAGGAGCAACTCTGATCATAAATACAGTAGGCTGGTCATTTTTAGAGGAGATTAAACCCTTTCTTAAGGGAATGACATTAACTTTCTGGGCAATAAGTAATTGGTGGTTTCCTTTGTTGTTATTACTTGGAGTTTGGCGGCATATTGTTCATCAAGTTCCAATATTACGCTATAACATACAGTACTGGAGTATAGTATTTCCCCTTGGGATGTATACTGCTTGTACGTTTCAATTGGCACAAGTGATTGATATTAAACTGTTTGTATGGATCTCAAGCTCCACCATAGTAATTGCATTCATTGCTTGGATGCTGGTTTTTATTGGCTTATGCTATCAGTTAGGGTGGGACTATGTATATGCACCTTATTTTGGAATTAAAAATAAGGAGTATTAA
- a CDS encoding S1C family serine protease, which yields MLQRNNTSIILLALLLLIVFVIGVGWGRSGKQLLEAEAEIRPRPVLERGNFAADEEATIRLFRETSPSVVFITTLSLRRDWFSLNVQEIPQGTGSGFIWDDKGRIVTNFHVIQGSNAAKVTLYDHSTWDAKLIGTAPQEDLAVLQIQAPHNKLQPIPIGRSDDLRVGQKAFAIGNPFGLDQTLTTGVISALGREIESVTRVPIRNVIQTDAAINPGNSGGPLLDSSGRLIGVNTAIYSPSGAYAGIGFAIPVDTVNWVIPELIVKGKIVQPTLGIILLPAQAAANIQMEGVIILRVVPGSGADRAGLRGVQRDSMGRIHLGDIITAVEGQPIRDSNDLILALERRKAGERIKVQVFRGEQKRQVEIELGSSSS from the coding sequence GTGTTACAGCGAAATAATACCTCTATCATTTTGCTAGCGTTGCTATTATTAATTGTATTTGTTATCGGTGTAGGATGGGGACGATCAGGAAAACAATTACTTGAAGCTGAGGCTGAAATTAGGCCGCGGCCTGTTTTAGAACGAGGAAATTTTGCCGCCGATGAGGAGGCTACCATCCGCCTCTTTCGGGAAACCTCTCCTTCGGTAGTTTTTATTACTACCTTATCTTTGCGTAGAGATTGGTTTAGCCTGAATGTACAAGAAATTCCCCAAGGCACTGGATCGGGCTTTATTTGGGATGATAAAGGTCGAATTGTGACTAATTTTCATGTGATTCAAGGATCAAATGCGGCCAAAGTAACCCTATATGATCACTCTACTTGGGATGCCAAGTTGATTGGTACGGCTCCTCAAGAAGATTTAGCAGTGCTACAGATTCAAGCCCCACACAATAAGCTTCAACCTATCCCTATAGGAAGATCAGATGATCTTCGGGTGGGGCAAAAAGCATTTGCCATAGGTAATCCTTTTGGTTTAGATCAAACGTTAACTACGGGGGTAATCAGTGCTTTAGGGCGAGAAATAGAATCAGTGACCAGAGTACCTATTCGTAATGTGATTCAAACAGACGCGGCGATTAATCCAGGGAATTCAGGTGGGCCTTTATTAGATAGTAGTGGCCGTTTAATTGGGGTAAATACGGCGATTTATAGTCCTTCAGGCGCTTATGCTGGAATTGGTTTTGCTATTCCTGTAGATACAGTCAATTGGGTCATACCCGAGTTGATTGTCAAAGGTAAAATAGTTCAACCTACGCTAGGGATTATACTATTGCCGGCACAGGCTGCCGCCAACATACAAATGGAAGGAGTCATCATTCTGCGTGTAGTCCCAGGCAGTGGCGCGGATCGGGCAGGTTTACGGGGAGTTCAACGTGATTCTATGGGGAGAATTCATCTAGGGGATATTATTACCGCGGTGGAGGGCCAGCCTATACGGGACTCTAATGATTTAATATTGGCGCTAGAACGGCGAAAAGCGGGTGAGCGAATTAAAGTTCAGGTATTTCGGGGTGAGCAAAAAAGACAGGTTGAAATTGAGCTTGGATCCTCATCATCGTAG
- a CDS encoding TolC family protein: MMVNGISGILVCSIVLLALADCGAVQEYLPTPVPAFVPDSNSILMPTTIENPVTSKASSAQEDKEESIAGQEFTLDTAIQWALKADPQIQAGLENIHQAKADLMTAGLVPNPNFYANEELVPVPFSRPFSPTHEGGPPQLNALVQFPVDWFLFGKRAAAVVAAQRGVDVAAADFAELIRQRISGTITAFYDVLEAEAMVELAKEDLSNLSKMKTIITNRVKIGGIATIELDRIRLSIFSSQRELQAVGLVLAAARNRLCVFLGFEDPIPLRVRGDLKVTHPAAPISTEVAIALAEENRPDFIAKQRQIVEVAAKVKSEKKQAYPEISPFLGYSRQFQQQAMGVPDANSWNFGIQMEMPLFDRNQGNIAKMKSALIQSKLNFKAQLVALRAEIDQSVRNYRTIYQIITTEDPGQLKAARDVRDKIQASYKLGGKSLIEVLDARRTYLETYRIHIASRSGYWHSLYALNAAIGKQVLK; encoded by the coding sequence ATGATGGTTAATGGTATTTCTGGAATATTAGTGTGTAGCATAGTGCTATTAGCGTTAGCGGATTGTGGTGCGGTGCAGGAGTATTTACCAACACCCGTACCCGCGTTTGTACCCGATTCGAACTCTATATTAATGCCTACTACAATTGAGAATCCTGTGACATCAAAAGCTTCATCTGCTCAGGAAGATAAAGAAGAGTCTATAGCAGGGCAAGAGTTTACGCTGGATACCGCAATACAGTGGGCGCTTAAAGCCGATCCACAAATTCAAGCAGGTCTTGAAAATATCCACCAAGCTAAAGCGGATCTTATGACCGCAGGATTAGTCCCTAATCCAAACTTTTATGCTAACGAGGAGCTTGTTCCGGTACCTTTCAGTCGACCATTCTCCCCAACACATGAAGGCGGGCCTCCTCAGCTTAATGCATTAGTACAATTTCCAGTTGATTGGTTTTTATTTGGCAAACGTGCGGCTGCTGTAGTTGCCGCTCAACGGGGAGTGGATGTGGCTGCTGCAGATTTTGCTGAGCTTATTCGTCAGCGTATTTCTGGGACTATCACTGCCTTCTATGATGTGCTAGAGGCTGAAGCAATGGTGGAGTTAGCTAAGGAAGATTTAAGTAATCTTTCCAAAATGAAAACAATCATTACTAACCGAGTTAAAATTGGGGGTATCGCTACCATTGAATTGGATCGTATCCGTTTATCTATTTTTAGTAGCCAACGGGAGCTTCAGGCAGTAGGGCTAGTTTTAGCGGCAGCTCGTAATCGTTTGTGTGTTTTTCTAGGATTCGAAGATCCAATACCCTTGAGGGTACGAGGGGATCTAAAAGTTACTCATCCGGCAGCTCCAATTTCCACTGAAGTGGCAATAGCACTTGCGGAAGAAAATCGTCCTGATTTCATAGCTAAGCAGCGGCAGATCGTTGAGGTAGCCGCTAAAGTAAAATCTGAGAAGAAGCAGGCATACCCAGAAATATCCCCATTTTTAGGCTATAGCCGACAGTTTCAACAGCAGGCCATGGGGGTTCCAGATGCTAATTCTTGGAATTTTGGTATCCAAATGGAAATGCCCTTGTTTGATCGTAATCAGGGAAATATCGCGAAGATGAAATCGGCTTTAATACAGTCTAAGCTTAATTTCAAAGCTCAGCTTGTGGCGCTGCGAGCCGAGATTGATCAATCTGTACGAAATTACCGAACTATTTATCAAATCATCACGACGGAGGATCCTGGCCAACTTAAGGCAGCACGGGATGTGCGTGATAAAATTCAAGCCTCTTATAAATTAGGAGGTAAATCCCTTATTGAAGTTTTGGATGCGCGACGGACCTATCTGGAAACCTATCGGATTCATATTGCTAGCCGATCCGGTTATTGGCATTCTTTGTATGCGCTTAACGCAGCCATTGGCAAACAGGTGCTGAAATGA